The following coding sequences lie in one Saimiri boliviensis isolate mSaiBol1 chromosome 6, mSaiBol1.pri, whole genome shotgun sequence genomic window:
- the LOC120364619 gene encoding large ribosomal subunit protein eL20 has product MKASGTLREYKVVGRCLPTPKCHTPPLYRMRIFAPNHVVAKSRFWYFVSQLKKMKKSSGEIVYCGQVFEKSPLRVKNFGIWLRYDSRSGTHNMYREYRDLTTAGAVTQCYRDMGARHRARAHSIQIMKVEEIAASKCRRPAVKQFHDSKIKFPLPHRVLRRQHKPRFTTKRPNTFF; this is encoded by the coding sequence ATGAAGGCTTCGGGCACACTACGAGAGTACAAGGTGGTGGGTCGCTGCCTGCCCACCCCCAAATGCCACACACCGCCCCTCTATCGCATGCGAATCTTTGCGCCTAATCACGTCGTCGCCAAGTCCCGCTTCTGGTACTTCGTGTCTCAgttgaagaagatgaagaagtctTCAGGGGAGATTGTCTACTGTGGGCAGGTGTTCGAGAAGTCCCCCCTTCGGGTGAAGAACTTCGGTATCTGGCTGCGCTATGACTCCCGGAGCGGCACCCACAACATGTACCGGGAATACCGGGACTTGACCACCGCGGGCGCTGTCACCCAGTGCTACCGAGACATGGGCGCCCGGCACCGCGCCCGGGCCCACTCCATCCAGATCATGAAAGTGGAGGAGATCGCAGCCAGCAAGTGCCGCCGCCCGGCCGTCAAGCAGTTCCACGACTCTAAGATCAAGTTCCCGCTGCCCCACCGCGTCCTGCGCCGTCAGCACAAGCCACGCTTCACCACCAAGAGGCCCAACACCTTCTTCTAG